A genomic stretch from Sphingobacterium sp. ML3W includes:
- the proC gene encoding pyrroline-5-carboxylate reductase has protein sequence MKKVTIIGSGNIGLSLAKGLVKSEFANAADITLTRRNLNALAEEASQGFSVSNDNKAAVKSADIIVFAILPQQLKKVLVEVAPEIDKKNQIFVSIVSGVSCADLKAVLGEDATVIRAMPNTAIAIAQSMTCIASDNASDDSLAEVEKMFETVGSVVVINEDLMTSATALCACGIAFFLRAIRAASQGGVEIGFHAHDALKMAVQTAKGAADLLLHTNAHPEGEIDKVTSPKGCTIAGLNEMEHNGFSSAFIKGIKLSADKAGGLYHEG, from the coding sequence TTGCCAATGCTGCTGATATTACATTGACCCGGAGAAATCTGAATGCTTTGGCTGAAGAGGCAAGCCAGGGATTCTCGGTTAGTAATGATAATAAAGCTGCTGTTAAAAGCGCTGATATTATTGTCTTCGCCATATTACCACAGCAGTTAAAAAAGGTATTGGTTGAGGTTGCTCCCGAGATAGATAAGAAAAACCAGATTTTTGTATCCATAGTATCTGGTGTTTCATGTGCTGACCTAAAAGCGGTGTTGGGTGAGGATGCAACTGTAATACGTGCTATGCCGAATACGGCAATCGCGATTGCTCAATCGATGACTTGTATTGCTAGCGATAATGCTTCGGATGATAGTCTTGCTGAGGTAGAGAAGATGTTTGAGACCGTTGGATCTGTTGTTGTGATTAATGAAGATCTAATGACTTCGGCAACTGCCTTATGTGCCTGTGGAATTGCCTTTTTCCTACGTGCTATCCGAGCCGCGTCACAAGGTGGAGTCGAAATAGGTTTCCATGCACATGATGCCTTGAAAATGGCCGTTCAAACAGCTAAAGGCGCTGCCGATTTATTGTTACATACGAATGCTCATCCAGAAGGTGAGATTGATAAAGTTACTTCGCCGAAAGGATGTACTATTGCCGGATTGAATGAGATGGAACATAATGGTTTTAGTTCTGCATTTATCAAGGGAATAAAATTGTCTGCGGATAAAGCAGGAGGACTGTACCATGAAGGATAA